One genomic window of Anguilla anguilla isolate fAngAng1 chromosome 13, fAngAng1.pri, whole genome shotgun sequence includes the following:
- the ube4b gene encoding ubiquitin conjugation factor E4 B isoform X2 yields the protein MTPSTQGSVSPIPQGLVAPSIQGPMTPSTQGPVAPSIQGPMTPSTLGLVSPSPQGPVAPSTQGLPSSPQPISSPPFHRPTAMLLPLTAGSSAAGAQRTAQTSRIPPSLGASGGGAVSDSGSDRFTIETCKETEMLNYLIERFDRVGMEERKAPKMCSQPCVSQLLSNIRSQCISHAALVLQGTLTQPRSLLQQSLLVPYMLCRNLPYGFIQELVRMTHQEEEVFKQIFIPILQGLAQAVKECSFDSDNFKYPLMALAELCEIKYGKTHPVCNLVTSLPLWCPEPLSPGTGREVQRLSFLGAFFSLSVFAEDDTKVGDKYFSGPAITLENTRVVSQSLQHYLESARGDLFKILHNILLNGETREAALNYMAALVNRNVKKAQMQTDDKLVSTDGFMLNFLWVLQQLSMKIKLETVDPFYIFHPKCRLSVSSEETRLKATMEELKGWLLELHEDPSKFSEPKFPTECFFLTLHAHHLSILPGCRRYIRRLRAIRELNRTVEELKNSESQWKDSPLAPRHREMLKRCKTQLKKLVRCKACADAGLLDENLLRRCLQFYSMVIQLILRIVDPAYPHMTLPLNPEIPKSFAALPEFYIEDVAEFLLFIVQYSPQVLYEPCTQDIVTFLVVFICSQNYIRNPYLIAKLVEVLFVTNPAVQPRTQRFSEMMENHPLAVKQLVPALMKFYTDVEHTGATSEFYDKFTIRYHISTIFKSLWQNIGHHGTFLEEFNSGKQFVRYINMLINDTTFLLDESLESLKRIHEVQEEMKNKEQWDQLPREQQQSRQSQLTQDERVSRSYLALATETVDMFHILTKQVQKPFLRPELGPRLAAMLNFNLQQLCGPKCRDLKVENPEKYGFEPKKLLDQLTDIYLQLDCARFAKAIADDQRSYSRELFEEVISKMRKAGIKSTIAIEKFKLLSEKVEEIVARNSQSEIDYSDAPDEFKDPLMDTLMSDPVRLPSGNVMDRAIILRHLLNSPTDPFNRQPLTENMLESVPELKERIQAWMREKQGGRYLQ from the exons ATGACCCCCAGCACCCAGGGCTCTGTGTCCCCCATCCCCCAGGGCCTTGTGGCCCCCAGCATCCAGGGCCCCATGACCCCCAGCACCCAGGGCCCTGTGGCCCCCAGCATCCAGGGCCCCATGACCCCCAGCACTCTGGGCCTCGTGTCCCCCAGCCCCCAGGGCCCTGTGGCCCCCAGCACCCAGGGCCTACCCTCCAGCCCTCAGCCCATCAGCTCCCCGCCATTCCACCGCCCCACCGCAATGCTCCTCCCCCTGACAGCCGGCTCATCCGCCGCCGGGGCCCAGCGGACTGCCCAAACCTCCAGGATCCCTCCTAG CCTGGGGGCgtctggagggggcgctgtctcCGATTCGGGCAGCGACCGTTTCACCATCGAAACGTGCAAGGAGACGGAGATGCTGAACTACCTCATCGAGCGGTTTGACAGGGTGGgcatggaggagaggaaggctCCCAAG ATGTGCAGTCAGCCCTGTGTCAGCCAGTTGCTCAGCAACATTCGCTCACAGTGTATTTCCCATGCTGCCCTGGTCCTGCAGGGCACCCTCACGCAGCCCAG GTCCCTGCTGCAGCAGTCTCTGCTGGTGCCCTACATGCTGTGCAGGAACCTGCCGTACGGCTTCATCCAGGAGCTGGTGCGCATGACTCACCAGGAGGAAGAGGTGTTCAAGCAG ATCTTCATTCCTATTCTTCAAGGGCTGGCTCAGGCCGTGAAAGAGTGTTCCTTCGACAGTGACAATTTCAAATATCCCTTGATG GCTTTAGCGGAGCTGTGTGAGATAAAGTATGGAAAGACGCACCCAGTGTGCAATTTG GTGACCTCTCTGCCCCTGTGGTGTCCGGAGCCCCTGAGCCCCGGCACAGGCCGGGAGGTGCAGAGGCTGTCCTTCCTGGGAGCCTTCTTCAGCCTGTCCGTCTTCGCTGAGGACGAT ACCAAAGTGGGAGATAAGTACTTCTCCGGCCCGGCGATCACCCTGGAGAACACGCGTGTGGTGAGCCAGTCCCTGCAGCACTACCTGGAGTCCGCCCGG GGCGACCTTTTTAAAATCCTCCACAATATCCTGCTGAACGGAGAGACTAGAGAGGCGGCTCTCAACTACATGGCGGCGCTCGTCAACCGAAACGTGAAGAAGGCCCAGATGCAG ACGGATGACAAGTTGGTGTCTACGGACGGCTTCATGCTGAACTTCCTGTGGGTGCTGCAGCAGCTGAGCATGAAGATCAAGCTGGAGACGGTGGACCCCTTCTACATCTTCCACCCCAAGTGCCGTCTGAGCGTGAGCAGCGAGGAGACGCGGCTGAAGGCCACCATGGAGGAGCTGAAGGGCTGGCTGCTCGAGCTGC ACGAGGACCCGTCGAAGTTCTCGGAGCCCAAGTTCCCCACGGAGTGCTTCTTCCTCACGCTGCACGCCCACCACCTGTCCATCCTGCCCGGGTGCCGGCGCTACATCCGCAGACTGCGCGCCATCCGCGAGCTCAACAG GAcggtggaggagctgaagaacAGCGAGAGCCAGTGGAAAgactcccccctcgccccccgacACAGAGAAATGCTCAAAAGGTGCAAGACCCAGCTGAAG AAACTGGTGCGCTGCAAGGCCTGCGCAGACGCGGGGCTGCTGGACGAGAACCTGCTGCGCAGATGCCTGCAGTTCTACAGCATGGTGATCCAGCTGATCCTGCGCATCGTGGACCCCGCATACCCACA catgacTTTACCCCTGAACCCAGAGATCCCCAAAAGCTTTGCAGCGCTCCCTGAGTTTTACATTGAAGACGTTGCTGAGTTCCTGCTTTTTATTGTACA GTATTCCCCGCAGGTCCTGTACGAGCCCTGCACTCAGGACATCGTCACCTTCCTCGTGGTCTTCATCTGTAGCCAGAACTACATCCGTAACCCCTACCTGATCGCCAAGCTGGTGGAGGTGCTGTTCGTCACCAACCCCGCCGTGCAGCCCCGCACCCAACGCTTCTCCGAAATGATGGAGAACCACCCGCTGGCCGTCAAACAGCTGGTCCCCGCCCTCATGAAGTTCTACACGG atGTGGAGCACACCGGCGCCACGAGCGAGTTCTACGACAAGTTCACCATCCGTTACCACATCAGCACCATCTTCAAGAGCCTGTGGCAGAACATCGGCCATCACGGCACTTTCCTGGAGGAGTTCAA CTCTGGGAAGCAGTTTGTGCGCTACATAAACATGCTGATCAACGACACCACTTTCCTGCTGGACGAGAGCCTGGAGTCGCTGAAACGCATCCACGAGGTTCAGGAGGAGATGAAGAACAAGGAGCAGTGGGATCAGCTGCCCAGG gagcagcagcagagcagaCAGTCGCAGCTGACGCAGGACGAGCGGGTGTCGCGCTCCTACCTGGCTCTGGCCACCGAGACGGTGGACATGTTCCACATCCTCACCAAGCAGGTGCAGAAGCCCTTCCTGCGGCCG GAGCTGGGTCCTCGTCTGGCTGCCATGCTCAACTTCAACCTCCAGCAGCTGTGCGGACCCAAGTGCCGGGACCTGAAGGTGGAGAACCCTGAGAAGTACGGCTTCGAGCCAAAGAAGCTGCTGGATCAGCTGACCGACATATACCTGCAGCTGGACTGTGCCCGATTCGCTAAGGCCATTGCTGATGACCAG CGCTCGTATAGCCGCGAGCTCTTCGAAGAAGTCATTTCCAAGATGAGGAAAGCTGGCATCAAATCCACTATTGCTATTGAGAAGTTCAAGCTGCTTTCTGAGAAGGTTGAGGAGATAGTCGCCAGAAACTCCCAGTCGGAAATCGACTACAGCGATGCTCCAGACGAGTTCAAAG ATCCTCTGATGGACACCCTGATGAGCGACCCTGTTCGCCTGCCTTCTGGGAACGTCATGGACCGGGCCATCATCCTGCGCCACCTGCTCAACTCCCCCACCGACCCCTTCAACAGACAGCCCCTGACCGAGAACATGCTGGAGTCAG TTCCAGAGCTGAAGGAGCGAATCCAAGCTTGGatgagagagaagcagggtgGGCGTTACCTTCAGTGA